The Primulina tabacum isolate GXHZ01 chromosome 7, ASM2559414v2, whole genome shotgun sequence genome includes a window with the following:
- the LOC142550666 gene encoding (+)-neomenthol dehydrogenase-like — translation MSDEETTTIFVASRPTTARWWSKETVAIVTGANKGIGFELVKRLAELGLTVVLTARDGGRGLEAVRALKGEGLDVHFFCLDVSNPNSIKTFASWFQHTFGVLDILINNAAVSFNDLHENSVKHAETVIRTNFYGPKLLTEALFPLFRCSSVGSRVLNISSRLGMLNKLENPKLKEILKDEENLSENQIEGMLNLFLQSVKNGTWKSYGWPQHWTDYSVSKLALNSFSKILAKRYKGNGTSVNCFCPGFTQTSMTGGKGIHTADAVADVGAWLALLPMEKLQTGKFYVLGSDHNRSNHSKM, via the exons ATGTCTGACGAAGAAACCACCACAATATTTGTTGCTTCTCGTCCCACAACCGCAAG GTGGTGGTCAAAGGAGACGGTGGCCATAGTTACTGGAGCAAACAAGGGTATTGGCTTTGAGCTCGTCAAACGGCTAGCGGAATTAGGGCTAACGGTGGTTCTAACAGCCAGAGATGGTGGAAGGGGTCTTGAAGCTGTTCGAGCACTTAAGGGTGAAGGCCTTGATGTTCATTTCTTTTGCCTTGATGTTTCCAACCCTAATTCTATAAAAACATTTGCTTCATGGTTCCAACACACTTTTGGAGTTCTGGATATACTT ATCAACAATGCTGCTGTATCTTTCAACGATCTGCATGAGAACTCGGTGAAACATGCCGAGACCGTGATCAGAACTAATTTCTACGGACCAAAATTACTGACGGAGGCGCTCTTTCCTTTGTTCCGCTGCTCATCTGTTGGCTCCAGAGTTCTCAACATTAGCTCAAGGCTTGGAATGCTAAAC AAGCTAGAAAACCCCAAACTCAAAGAGATACTCAAAGATGAAGAGAACCTATCAGAAAACCAAATTGAGGGTATGCTTAATCTATTTCTCCAAAGTGTGAAAAATGGAACGTGGAAAAGTTACGGATGGCCTCAACATTGGACCGATTATTCAGTCTCCAAATTGGCTCTAAattcattttctaaaattttagcCAAACGATATAAAGGGAATGGCACAAGTGTTAACTGCTTCTGCCCCGGATTTACTCAAACATCCATGACTGGTGGCAAGGGAATTCACACAGCCGATGCCGTGGCGGACGTCGGTGCATGGCTTGCTTTACTTCCGATGGAGAAGCTGCAGACCGGGAAGTTTTACGTACTGGGGTCTGATCATAACCGTAGTAATCATTCAAAGATGTAA